In Acidovorax sp. 106, the following proteins share a genomic window:
- a CDS encoding CsgG/HfaB family protein has translation MKKNVLRRPVGVSLVVLAAALALGGCGEKKTELGEGGSVVSGSAGPAGAKGADKSLTQCDAPVATLALAENPNGYTVSSSYHLPASPVPLIRLIAQQSGCFRVVDRSAGLRATVQEQELKDAGILRQKSTVAKGRGYEAQYTLIPSLTFSEQDAGRSIAGVIAMIPVLRDIAGLIGLAEQVKLKEAQTALLLTDNETTEQVAAATGSARTTDLGAAGVLFGRLGGGAGAGWSNTNEGKVIAAAFLDSHNKLVAQVRMLQAKELPPPVAVKSQR, from the coding sequence ATGAAAAAAAACGTACTGCGCCGCCCTGTGGGTGTCAGTCTGGTGGTGTTGGCCGCAGCCCTGGCTCTGGGCGGCTGTGGCGAGAAAAAAACCGAGCTGGGCGAGGGCGGCTCGGTGGTTTCTGGGTCTGCAGGCCCTGCCGGCGCCAAGGGGGCAGACAAGTCGCTCACGCAGTGCGACGCCCCAGTGGCGACGCTGGCCCTGGCAGAGAACCCTAACGGCTACACCGTCTCCAGCAGCTACCACCTGCCTGCGTCGCCCGTTCCGCTGATTCGGCTGATCGCCCAGCAAAGCGGCTGCTTTCGCGTGGTAGACCGCTCGGCGGGCCTGCGCGCCACGGTGCAGGAGCAAGAGCTGAAAGACGCGGGCATCCTGCGGCAAAAGTCCACCGTGGCCAAAGGGCGCGGTTACGAGGCCCAGTACACCCTCATCCCCAGCCTGACGTTCAGTGAGCAGGATGCGGGTCGCAGCATTGCGGGGGTGATCGCCATGATTCCGGTGCTGCGCGACATTGCCGGGCTGATCGGGCTGGCAGAGCAGGTCAAGCTCAAGGAGGCGCAGACGGCGCTGCTGCTGACCGACAACGAGACCACCGAACAAGTGGCCGCTGCCACGGGCTCTGCCCGCACCACGGACCTCGGCGCAGCCGGTGTTCTGTTTGGCCGCCTGGGTGGTGGGGCTGGCGCGGGCTGGAGCAACACCAACGAAGGCAAGGTGATTGCGGCAGCCTTCCTGGACTCGCACAACAAGCTGGTGGCCCAGGTGCGCATGCTGCAGGCCAAGGAGCTGCCCCCGCCCGTGGCGGTGAAGAGCCAGCGCTGA
- the nudB gene encoding dihydroneopterin triphosphate diphosphatase yields the protein MAATPAAPAQDSFKIPESVLVVIYTPMLDVLMVQRTGTEVGVEHWQSVTGSKDRWDEPWHETAAREVLEETGMEVGAPGCRLTDWQLENHYDIWPQWLHRYAPGVQRNRERVFGLCVPDGTPVRLNPREHVRWQWLPWREAADLCFSASNAEACLWLPRFAAQVR from the coding sequence ATGGCCGCCACGCCCGCTGCGCCCGCCCAGGATTCGTTCAAGATCCCTGAATCGGTCTTGGTGGTGATCTACACCCCCATGCTGGACGTATTGATGGTTCAACGCACGGGCACTGAGGTGGGTGTGGAGCACTGGCAGTCGGTCACCGGCAGCAAAGACCGTTGGGACGAGCCTTGGCACGAGACGGCGGCGCGCGAGGTACTGGAAGAAACGGGCATGGAGGTTGGGGCCCCCGGCTGCAGATTGACCGACTGGCAGCTGGAGAACCACTACGACATCTGGCCCCAGTGGTTGCACCGCTATGCGCCTGGAGTGCAGCGCAACCGCGAGCGGGTGTTTGGCCTGTGTGTGCCGGACGGAACGCCGGTGCGACTCAATCCGCGTGAACATGTGCGTTGGCAGTGGCTGCCCTGGCGGGAGGCTGCCGACTTGTGTTTTTCAGCCTCCAACGCAGAGGCTTGCCTGTGGCTGCCGCGCTTTGCAGCCCAGGTGCGGTGA
- a CDS encoding DMT family transporter: MTLNAFALIILAGLIHACWNIAAKKAGGDSRFAFFTSVLMMLFWAPLGWWLGRDAVPLWGVVEWGFVVVSGVLHVLYYVILLRGYRVADLTVVYPLARGSGPLLSSLVAITLLGEQISALGALGIAGVVGGVFLIAGGPGLLRAAHDPAARERVHTGLRYGLLTGAFIASYTVVDGYAVKVLLMSPILIDYMGNFVRVGLLAPVVLRDLPTARTLWLAQWRFALLVAVVSPVAYVLVLYAMQQAPLSHVAPAREVSMLFAALIGGHLLGEGDRLARVCGAVCIAAGVTALALG, from the coding sequence GTGACCCTCAACGCCTTCGCCCTCATCATCCTGGCAGGGCTCATCCATGCCTGCTGGAACATTGCCGCCAAGAAAGCGGGGGGCGATTCGCGGTTTGCGTTCTTCACCTCGGTGCTGATGATGCTGTTCTGGGCGCCGCTGGGCTGGTGGCTGGGGCGTGATGCTGTGCCGCTGTGGGGTGTGGTGGAGTGGGGCTTTGTGGTGGTCAGTGGCGTGCTGCATGTGCTGTATTACGTCATCTTGCTGCGCGGCTACCGCGTGGCCGATCTCACGGTGGTGTACCCACTGGCGCGGGGCTCGGGGCCGCTCTTGTCTTCGCTGGTGGCCATCACGCTGCTGGGCGAGCAGATCTCGGCCCTGGGGGCTTTGGGCATTGCCGGTGTGGTGGGCGGGGTGTTTTTGATTGCCGGTGGCCCCGGCCTGCTGCGCGCGGCGCACGACCCCGCTGCGCGTGAGCGCGTGCATACGGGGCTGCGCTATGGCCTGCTCACCGGGGCCTTTATCGCCAGCTACACGGTGGTGGACGGCTACGCGGTCAAGGTGCTGCTGATGTCGCCCATCCTCATCGACTACATGGGCAACTTTGTGCGCGTGGGCCTGCTGGCCCCCGTGGTGCTGCGCGATTTGCCCACGGCCCGCACGCTGTGGCTTGCGCAATGGCGCTTTGCCCTGCTGGTGGCCGTGGTGAGCCCTGTGGCCTACGTGCTGGTGCTGTATGCCATGCAGCAGGCACCCCTGTCGCACGTGGCCCCGGCGCGCGAGGTGTCCATGCTGTTTGCTGCGCTCATTGGCGGGCATTTGCTGGGCGAGGGCGACCGGCTGGCGAGGGTGTGCGGGGCCGTGTGCATTGCGGCCGGCGTCACGGCGCTGGCTTTAGGATGA
- a CDS encoding DUF502 domain-containing protein, with protein MSALRKWLFTGLLVIVPGVITAWVLNWIVSTLDQTLQILPGAWQPDKLLGIHIPGFGVLLTLLILLVVGAVASNFAGRKLVQWGDALVHRIPVVRSIYSSVKQVSDTLFSESGNAFRTAVLVQWPREGVWTIAFITGAPNGEVAAYLRDEFVSVYVPTTPNPTGGYFVMLRKSDCVELDMSVDAALKYIVSMGVVAPADPNQLPLK; from the coding sequence ATGTCCGCCTTGCGTAAATGGCTGTTCACCGGATTGCTGGTCATCGTGCCCGGCGTCATCACCGCGTGGGTGCTGAACTGGATCGTCAGCACGCTGGACCAGACGCTGCAAATCCTGCCCGGTGCGTGGCAGCCAGACAAGCTTCTGGGGATTCACATCCCTGGGTTTGGCGTGCTGCTGACGCTGTTGATCCTGTTGGTGGTGGGGGCTGTTGCCAGCAACTTTGCAGGACGCAAACTGGTGCAATGGGGCGATGCCCTGGTGCACCGCATTCCGGTGGTGCGCTCCATCTACTCCAGCGTCAAGCAGGTTTCTGACACCCTGTTTTCAGAAAGCGGCAACGCCTTTCGCACCGCCGTGCTCGTGCAGTGGCCGCGCGAAGGGGTCTGGACGATTGCGTTCATCACAGGGGCGCCCAATGGTGAAGTCGCGGCCTATTTGCGCGACGAGTTTGTGAGCGTGTATGTGCCCACCACCCCCAATCCCACGGGCGGTTACTTCGTCATGCTGCGCAAGAGCGATTGTGTGGAACTCGACATGAGCGTGGATGCCGCGCTCAAGTACATCGTCTCGATGGGGGTCGTTGCGCCAGCCGATCCCAATCAGTTGCCTCTCAAATAA
- the folE gene encoding GTP cyclohydrolase I, with amino-acid sequence MSSQPAAAMTTHLPDEEGTPVSVKIRERINASRKRFNANDNIAEFIEPGELEKLLDEVEVKMQGVLDSMVIDTVGDHNTNNTARRVAKMYLNEVFKGRYVAQPPITEFPNAEHLNELMIVGPLTVRSACSHHFCPVIGKIWIGVMPNEHTNVIGLSKYARLVDWIMGRPQIQEEAVVQLADLIMEKTQPDGLAIVMEASHFCMSWRGVRDMDSKMINSVMRGVFLKDSALRREFLSLIPGKN; translated from the coding sequence ATGTCCAGTCAACCCGCCGCTGCTATGACGACCCACCTGCCGGATGAAGAAGGCACCCCCGTTTCCGTGAAGATCCGCGAGCGGATCAACGCCTCTCGCAAACGCTTCAATGCCAACGACAACATTGCTGAATTCATCGAACCCGGCGAGCTGGAAAAGCTGCTGGACGAGGTGGAGGTCAAGATGCAGGGCGTGCTCGACAGCATGGTGATTGACACCGTGGGCGACCACAACACCAACAACACCGCACGCCGCGTAGCCAAGATGTACCTCAACGAGGTCTTCAAGGGCCGCTATGTGGCGCAGCCGCCCATCACCGAGTTTCCGAACGCAGAGCACCTCAACGAGCTGATGATCGTCGGCCCGCTCACCGTGCGCAGCGCCTGCAGCCACCACTTCTGCCCCGTCATCGGCAAGATCTGGATCGGCGTCATGCCCAACGAGCACACCAACGTGATCGGCCTGTCCAAGTACGCGCGCTTGGTCGACTGGATCATGGGCCGCCCCCAAATCCAGGAAGAGGCCGTCGTGCAACTGGCAGACCTCATCATGGAAAAGACCCAGCCCGACGGCCTGGCTATCGTTATGGAAGCCAGCCATTTCTGCATGTCCTGGCGCGGCGTGCGTGACATGGACAGCAAGATGATCAACTCCGTCATGCGCGGCGTGTTCCTCAAGGACAGCGCCCTGCGCCGTGAATTCCTCTCTCTCATCCCCGGAAAGAACTGA
- the aspS gene encoding aspartate--tRNA ligase has product MAMRSHYCGLVTEALMGETVTLSGWVNRRRDHGGVIFIDLRDREGYVQVVCDPDRAEMFKTAEGVRNEFCVQVKGLVRARPEGTTNDSLKSGKIEVLCHELNVLNPSVTPPFQMDDENLSETTRLTHRVMDLRRPHMQRNMMLRYKTAIQVRNFLDKEGFIDIETPMLGKSTPEGARDYLVPSRVHDGQFFALPQSPQLYKQMLMVAGYDRYYQITKCFRDEDLRADRQPEFTQIDCETSFLNEEEIRAIFQRMITEVFQTQLGVDLGEFPIMTYQDAAYRFGSDKPDLRVKLEFTELTDVMKDVDFKVFSGAANMKGGRVVALRVPGGSVEGGGISRGEIDAYTEFVKIYGAKGLAYIRVNELAKGRDGLQSPIVKNIHDAALAEVLKRSGAQDGDLLFFGADKEKIVNDAIGALRIKIGHSEFGKKNGLFENRWAPLWVVDFPMFEHDEEENRWTAVHHPFTSPKDGHEDLMDTDPGKCIAKAYDMVLNGWELGGGSVRIHRADVQAKVFAALNIGPEDQRAKFGYLLDALQYGAPPHGGLAFGLDRLITLMTGAESIRDVIAFPKTQRAQDLLTQAPSPVDEKQLRELHIRLRNLDAAKAS; this is encoded by the coding sequence ATGGCCATGCGCTCCCACTATTGCGGTCTTGTGACCGAAGCCCTGATGGGCGAAACCGTGACCCTGTCGGGTTGGGTGAACCGCCGCCGCGACCACGGTGGTGTGATCTTCATTGACCTGCGCGACCGCGAAGGCTATGTGCAGGTGGTGTGCGACCCTGACCGTGCCGAGATGTTCAAGACCGCCGAAGGCGTGCGCAATGAGTTTTGCGTGCAGGTCAAGGGCCTGGTGCGCGCCCGCCCAGAAGGTACGACCAACGACAGCCTCAAGAGCGGCAAGATCGAAGTGCTGTGCCATGAACTGAATGTGTTGAACCCTTCGGTCACGCCTCCGTTCCAGATGGATGACGAGAACCTGTCGGAGACCACCCGCCTCACGCACCGCGTGATGGACCTGCGCCGCCCGCACATGCAGCGCAACATGATGCTGCGCTACAAGACCGCGATCCAGGTGCGCAACTTCCTGGACAAGGAAGGTTTCATCGATATCGAAACGCCCATGCTGGGCAAGAGCACGCCCGAAGGCGCGCGCGACTATCTGGTGCCCAGCCGCGTGCACGATGGCCAGTTCTTTGCGCTGCCCCAGTCGCCCCAGCTGTACAAGCAGATGCTGATGGTGGCTGGCTATGACCGCTACTACCAGATCACCAAGTGCTTCCGCGACGAAGACCTGCGCGCTGACCGCCAGCCCGAGTTCACCCAGATCGACTGCGAGACCTCGTTCCTGAACGAAGAAGAAATCCGCGCCATCTTCCAGCGCATGATCACCGAGGTGTTCCAGACCCAGTTGGGCGTGGACCTGGGCGAGTTCCCGATCATGACGTACCAGGACGCGGCCTACCGCTTTGGCTCGGACAAGCCCGACCTGCGCGTGAAGCTCGAATTCACCGAGCTGACCGACGTGATGAAGGACGTGGACTTCAAGGTGTTCTCGGGGGCCGCCAACATGAAGGGCGGCCGTGTGGTGGCCCTGCGCGTGCCAGGTGGCTCGGTCGAAGGCGGCGGCATCAGCCGTGGTGAGATCGATGCCTACACCGAATTCGTCAAGATCTACGGTGCCAAGGGCTTGGCCTATATCCGCGTCAACGAGCTGGCCAAGGGTCGCGATGGCCTGCAGTCGCCCATCGTCAAAAATATCCACGACGCTGCGCTGGCCGAAGTGCTCAAGCGCTCGGGCGCACAAGACGGTGATTTGCTGTTCTTCGGTGCCGACAAGGAAAAGATCGTCAACGACGCCATTGGCGCGCTGCGCATCAAGATCGGCCACAGCGAATTCGGCAAGAAGAATGGCCTGTTCGAAAACCGCTGGGCGCCGCTGTGGGTGGTGGACTTCCCGATGTTTGAACATGACGAGGAAGAAAACCGCTGGACAGCCGTGCACCACCCCTTCACCAGCCCCAAGGATGGCCACGAGGACCTGATGGACACCGATCCAGGCAAGTGCATTGCCAAGGCGTACGACATGGTGCTCAACGGCTGGGAGCTCGGCGGTGGCTCGGTGCGTATCCACCGTGCCGACGTGCAGGCCAAGGTGTTTGCTGCGCTCAACATCGGTCCGGAAGACCAACGCGCCAAGTTTGGCTACCTGCTGGATGCGCTGCAGTACGGCGCGCCTCCCCACGGTGGCTTGGCATTTGGCCTGGACCGTCTGATCACGTTGATGACTGGTGCTGAGTCGATCCGTGACGTGATTGCCTTCCCCAAGACCCAACGCGCTCAGGACTTGCTGACCCAGGCCCCTTCGCCCGTGGATGAAAAGCAGTTGCGCGAGCTGCACATTCGCTTGCGTAACCTGGACGCTGCCAAAGCCAGCTGA
- a CDS encoding BLUF domain-containing protein, translating to MLVRLLYASRAVDTSPAAIEAILTQSRQHNPGSGITGVLCYGGGVFLQAIEGGRSAVSELYGHIQRDPRHKDVELLHYEEIAERRFGGWTMGQVNLNKINHSILLKYSEKPELDPYAVSGKVSFALLEELMATASIIGRA from the coding sequence ATGTTGGTACGTCTGCTTTACGCCAGCCGCGCGGTCGATACATCGCCCGCCGCCATCGAGGCCATCCTCACCCAGTCGCGCCAGCACAACCCTGGCAGCGGTATCACCGGCGTGCTGTGCTACGGCGGTGGTGTGTTCCTGCAAGCCATCGAAGGCGGCCGCTCGGCCGTCAGCGAGCTTTACGGCCACATCCAGCGCGACCCGCGCCACAAAGACGTGGAGCTGCTGCACTACGAAGAAATTGCCGAGCGCCGCTTTGGTGGCTGGACCATGGGGCAGGTCAATTTGAACAAGATCAACCATTCCATCTTGCTCAAGTACTCCGAAAAGCCCGAGCTGGACCCGTATGCGGTGTCGGGCAAGGTCTCTTTTGCGCTGCTCGAAGAGCTGATGGCCACGGCCTCCATCATCGGAAGGGCCTGA
- a CDS encoding endonuclease/exonuclease/phosphatase family protein, with translation MDHTDILRVATYNIHKGVQGLGPARRLEIHNLGLAVEQLDADLVCLQEVRKLHRREQAYFHHWPELPQADFLAPEGYEAVYRTNAVTKHGEHGNALLTRWPVVGHQHEDISDHRFEQRGLLHVQVQVQGRPLHAIVVHLGLIPGSRVRQVERLQQFIEREVPRSEPVVVAGDFNDWGPQLKRILAGYGLHEFDAPRAYTYPARLPLAQLDHVYVRGLTPLGLHVPRGRIWWRMSDHLPLIAEFKL, from the coding sequence ATGGATCACACCGATATCTTGCGCGTAGCCACGTACAACATTCACAAAGGCGTGCAAGGCCTGGGGCCCGCGCGCAGGCTGGAAATCCACAACCTCGGCCTGGCCGTGGAGCAACTGGACGCCGACCTGGTCTGCCTGCAGGAAGTGCGCAAGCTGCACCGGCGCGAGCAGGCCTACTTTCACCACTGGCCCGAGTTGCCGCAGGCCGACTTTCTCGCCCCTGAGGGCTATGAGGCCGTGTACCGCACCAATGCCGTGACCAAGCATGGCGAGCACGGCAACGCGCTGCTGACGCGCTGGCCCGTGGTGGGCCACCAGCATGAAGACATCTCCGACCACCGCTTTGAGCAGCGCGGGCTGCTGCATGTGCAGGTGCAGGTGCAGGGTCGGCCGCTGCATGCCATCGTGGTGCACCTGGGGCTGATTCCCGGCAGCCGCGTGCGGCAGGTCGAGCGGCTGCAGCAGTTCATCGAGCGCGAGGTTCCCCGCAGCGAACCCGTGGTGGTGGCGGGCGACTTCAACGACTGGGGGCCCCAGCTCAAGCGCATCCTGGCCGGGTACGGGCTGCACGAGTTCGATGCCCCCCGGGCCTACACCTATCCGGCGCGGTTGCCGCTGGCGCAGCTGGACCACGTCTATGTGCGGGGGCTCACGCCCCTGGGCCTGCATGTGCCGCGTGGCCGCATCTGGTGGCGCATGTCAGACCACCTGCCGTTGATTGCTGAATTCAAGCTCTGA
- the clsB gene encoding cardiolipin synthase ClsB, whose translation MTQTPEFARDHDVQLYQGAQELFPALEQAMDAALSDIQFETYIFDFTGAGASVGEALIRAAQRGVRTQLVVDGVGTGRLPEPWAARLSAAGVQWRVYSPLGTLGLLLPHRWRRLHRKLCVVDGRVLFCGGINVLDDFHDPNHGTLDAPRFDFAVRATGSLVAQASDAMEQLWWRMQAVRDVRKRRLPEALLALRTASAQHHAQQTAGPGQGSPPVRAALVLRDNVRNRSRIEKAYLRAIGAARHEVIIANAYFMPGRKLRKALLMAARRGVRVRLLLQGRYEYFMQYHAARPVYGTLLEAGVEIHEYEPSFLHAKVAVVDAQGDKPWATVGSSNLDPLSLLLAREANVVVEDAAFATDLRQRLVHAMQHAGRRMDPARYAGRPLRQRVLDRVAFGLMRLALWITGNRY comes from the coding sequence ATGACCCAGACGCCAGAGTTCGCACGCGACCACGACGTGCAGCTGTACCAGGGGGCGCAGGAGTTGTTTCCTGCGCTGGAGCAGGCCATGGACGCCGCGCTCAGCGACATCCAGTTTGAAACCTACATCTTCGACTTCACCGGCGCAGGCGCCAGTGTGGGCGAAGCATTGATCCGCGCAGCGCAGCGGGGCGTGCGCACCCAACTGGTGGTAGATGGCGTGGGCACTGGGCGCCTGCCCGAGCCCTGGGCGGCGCGCCTGAGCGCCGCCGGGGTGCAGTGGCGCGTGTACTCACCCCTGGGCACCTTGGGCCTGCTGCTGCCCCACCGCTGGCGGCGCCTGCACCGCAAGCTGTGTGTGGTCGATGGGCGGGTGCTGTTTTGTGGCGGCATCAATGTGCTGGACGATTTTCACGACCCCAACCACGGCACGCTCGACGCCCCGCGCTTTGACTTTGCCGTGCGCGCCACGGGCAGCCTGGTGGCGCAGGCCAGCGACGCCATGGAGCAGCTGTGGTGGCGCATGCAGGCCGTGCGCGACGTGCGCAAACGCCGCCTGCCCGAAGCCCTGCTGGCGCTGCGCACGGCCAGTGCCCAGCATCATGCGCAGCAAACTGCCGGGCCAGGGCAGGGCTCGCCCCCCGTGCGCGCAGCCCTGGTGCTGCGCGACAACGTGCGCAACCGCAGCCGCATTGAAAAAGCCTACCTGCGCGCCATTGGCGCAGCCCGGCACGAGGTCATCATCGCCAACGCCTACTTCATGCCGGGGCGCAAGCTGCGCAAGGCCCTGCTGATGGCCGCCCGCCGGGGCGTGCGTGTGCGCCTGCTGCTGCAGGGGCGCTACGAATACTTCATGCAGTACCACGCGGCGCGCCCCGTGTACGGCACGCTGCTGGAGGCGGGCGTGGAAATCCACGAGTACGAACCCAGCTTCTTGCACGCCAAGGTGGCCGTGGTCGATGCGCAGGGCGACAAGCCCTGGGCCACGGTGGGCTCGTCCAACCTCGACCCCCTGAGCCTGCTGCTGGCCCGCGAGGCCAACGTGGTGGTGGAAGACGCCGCCTTTGCCACCGACTTGCGCCAGCGATTGGTGCACGCCATGCAGCACGCCGGGCGGCGCATGGACCCGGCCCGCTACGCTGGTCGCCCCCTGCGCCAGCGCGTGTTGGACCGCGTGGCCTTTGGCCTGATGCGGCTGGCGCTGTGGATCACCGGCAATCGCTACTGA
- a CDS encoding tetratricopeptide repeat protein, with product MATGKDQDPQDSQALVIDSNATSRSILVAQLREYGVTKIVQCSRVRDARNRLEHTIFDYVLCEQYFTESNHSGQTLLDDLRRAQLLPFSTVFFMVTAEASYAAVAEAAESALDGYLLKPFTPSALFERLSLARLRKVHLKPIFDAIEQDDFKLAASLCAERFEARQPYWLYAARIGTELLLRLGRHAEARTLFEAVIAARALPWAKLGVARAQIESGQAQRAITTLQGLIGEDASFADAYDVLGRAQVELGHFSEAIETYRTASELTPDSVVRLQKLGMMSYYMGERATATRVLSRAAILGLDSKLFDCQSLVLLTFAYFADNDRKGIERCMADFARLLERHENTNSPRILRFVEISRTLQLIQQRQFSQAVASVKQMALEIMESSFDFEAACNLGSLLAVLATTSIELDEGPMWVNAIGMRYANTRGLCELMANACNLYTPYADSVRECLQHINKRAEMAMARALSGDAAGAVRSLIRHGGETLNSKLVDMSQQVLLRHRERIEESDALQADIDALRTRCGTAPTRAALGQDSERHPGGVVIRTRSSSGDAEGAARPRTDSAPPTPAPAEDPAAQWSEADPLDKLRLRPG from the coding sequence ATGGCCACAGGCAAAGATCAGGACCCTCAGGACAGCCAAGCACTGGTGATCGACAGCAATGCCACGTCACGCAGCATCTTGGTAGCCCAGCTGCGCGAGTATGGGGTGACCAAGATCGTGCAATGCAGCCGCGTGCGAGATGCCCGCAACCGACTCGAGCACACCATCTTTGACTACGTGCTGTGCGAGCAATATTTCACTGAATCCAACCATTCGGGCCAGACCCTGCTGGATGACCTGCGCCGTGCGCAGCTACTGCCCTTTTCCACCGTGTTTTTCATGGTGACTGCGGAGGCGTCCTACGCAGCCGTGGCCGAGGCGGCCGAGTCGGCGCTGGACGGCTACCTGCTCAAGCCCTTCACCCCCAGCGCCCTGTTTGAGCGACTGAGCCTGGCGCGGCTGCGCAAAGTTCACCTCAAACCCATCTTCGACGCCATTGAGCAAGACGACTTCAAGCTGGCCGCCAGCCTGTGCGCAGAGCGCTTTGAGGCGCGCCAGCCGTATTGGCTGTATGCCGCGCGCATTGGCACCGAGCTGCTGCTGCGACTGGGCCGCCACGCCGAAGCCCGCACCCTGTTCGAGGCCGTGATAGCAGCGCGTGCCCTGCCCTGGGCCAAGTTGGGGGTGGCGCGTGCACAGATTGAGTCGGGCCAGGCCCAGCGGGCCATCACCACCCTGCAAGGGCTGATTGGCGAAGACGCATCGTTTGCCGATGCCTACGACGTGCTGGGCCGCGCGCAAGTGGAGCTCGGGCACTTCAGCGAGGCCATCGAAACCTACCGCACAGCGAGCGAACTGACCCCAGACTCGGTGGTGCGCCTGCAAAAGTTGGGAATGATGTCGTACTACATGGGCGAGCGGGCCACCGCCACCCGGGTGCTGTCGCGGGCGGCCATTCTGGGGCTGGACTCCAAGCTGTTTGACTGCCAGTCACTGGTGCTGCTCACGTTCGCCTACTTCGCCGACAACGACCGCAAGGGCATTGAGCGCTGCATGGCGGACTTCGCGCGCCTGCTCGAGCGCCACGAAAACACCAACAGCCCGCGCATCCTGCGGTTTGTCGAAATTTCCCGCACCCTGCAGCTCATCCAGCAGCGCCAGTTCTCCCAGGCCGTGGCCTCGGTCAAGCAGATGGCGCTGGAAATCATGGAGAGCAGTTTCGACTTTGAAGCGGCCTGCAACCTGGGCAGCCTGCTGGCCGTGCTGGCCACCACGTCGATTGAGCTGGACGAGGGGCCGATGTGGGTGAATGCCATTGGCATGCGCTACGCCAACACGCGCGGCCTCTGCGAGTTGATGGCCAATGCCTGCAACCTGTATACCCCCTATGCAGACAGCGTGCGCGAGTGTCTGCAGCACATCAACAAAAGGGCCGAAATGGCCATGGCCCGCGCCCTGTCCGGCGATGCAGCAGGAGCGGTTCGCAGCCTGATCCGGCACGGGGGCGAGACGCTGAACTCCAAACTGGTGGACATGTCGCAGCAGGTGTTGCTGCGACACCGCGAGCGCATTGAAGAAAGCGACGCCCTGCAAGCTGACATCGACGCACTGCGAACACGTTGCGGTACCGCACCGACCCGCGCTGCGCTGGGGCAAGACAGCGAACGGCACCCAGGCGGCGTGGTCATCCGCACGCGCTCATCGTCTGGCGATGCCGAAGGCGCGGCGCGGCCACGCACGGACAGCGCGCCCCCCACCCCGGCCCCAGCGGAAGATCCCGCAGCGCAGTGGAGCGAGGCGGACCCGCTGGACAAGCTCAGGCTGCGCCCCGGTTGA